In a single window of the Chitinivibrio alkaliphilus ACht1 genome:
- a CDS encoding anaerobic ribonucleoside-triphosphate reductase activating protein: MSGRREELYRGIVALQKNSFIDFPGTVAAVLFFDGCNLCCPYCHNALLARPDPVPVSDPPGEIDSFLRQWKHSIDGVVLTGGEPTLHRNLPELVGYLRSSLGYRVKVDTNGLRPEILSQVEADYLAMDLKTVPRKYRSLLGGPEDSGVRLAESLSILSEFPGRSEVRITLAPGVVSPDDISELAKMLTGIDLVCLQQFDSRQEIYSPSFFTGSSSYTRHEIEQWARYIQGYAQKCIIR, from the coding sequence ATGAGTGGAAGGAGAGAAGAGTTATATCGTGGTATTGTTGCACTTCAGAAAAACAGTTTTATCGATTTTCCCGGAACTGTCGCTGCGGTGCTCTTCTTTGATGGGTGTAATTTATGTTGCCCCTACTGTCATAATGCTCTCCTTGCTCGGCCGGACCCCGTACCGGTATCAGACCCTCCCGGTGAAATAGACTCTTTTCTTCGTCAATGGAAGCATTCCATTGACGGAGTTGTTCTTACCGGTGGAGAGCCTACTCTTCATAGAAATCTTCCTGAATTGGTAGGCTATCTTCGTTCTTCCTTGGGTTACCGTGTAAAGGTTGACACAAACGGATTGCGTCCGGAGATACTTTCCCAGGTAGAAGCAGACTATCTTGCCATGGATCTCAAAACAGTTCCTCGTAAGTACCGATCTCTCCTAGGGGGCCCCGAAGATAGTGGGGTGCGATTGGCGGAGAGTCTCTCCATACTCTCCGAGTTTCCTGGTAGAAGTGAGGTGCGTATTACCCTGGCTCCGGGGGTCGTTTCTCCCGATGATATTTCTGAATTGGCAAAGATGCTTACGGGGATAGATCTTGTTTGCTTGCAGCAGTTTGATTCTCGACAGGAGATCTACTCGCCCTCTTTTTTTACGGGAAGCTCTTCCTATACGCGACATGAGATAGAGCAATGGGCCCGATATATTCAGGGGTATGCTCAAAAATGTATTATACGATGA